cccggctccgccacatgtctgctgtgtgaccttgggcaagtcgcttcacttctctgagcctcagttccctcatctgtaaaatggggattaagaccatcagcccgacgtgggacaacctgatctccttgtaacctccccagcgcttagaacagtgctctgcacatagtaagcgcttaataaatgccgttattttaTTACGTGTCTGCCACCAAGCCCAGAGACCTTGGTTCCCACAGACCTGGGCCCCGTGCCCTTTCCCCCCCTTGGCTCGGATTGGCGGCGTCTCCTGATTTTGTTTTTCCTCGGCCTCCGGGAAGAGAGCCAGGAATTCCCCGCCCCGTGGTCCCCGCCTGCCCTGGGGACCGGGCGGACCCTGGCCGACCGCGCTCTCGGTCTCCCCGCAGGTGATCGGCGAGCTGAACGGAAAGAACATCGAAGACGTCATCGCTCAGGGTGAGggtcggggccgggccggggcccagCCCTCGACGTCCATCCTAGTGCCCGCTGGTGGACCGCCGTGCCTGCCGGGCTTCGCTTGTGGACCAGATCAACCCCGCCGGCCCGGGGAGCGTTTCCGCGGAGAGACGTCTTCCCGGGcagggtgggacagagaccaccTCGCCGGTGACTCGGCCTCGTCTTAGCCGGGAGGGTGTCGACGGTCCCCCTTTCCCCGTCCCCGCGACCCCCGAGGGCGGCCTTGGACCCGGCCGGGGGCCTCCCTCCAACCCTGCCCGCCAGCTCACAAACACGGTTGTCATCGGGGACTGGGACGGATTCCCGGAATCCGTCCCCGGCCGAGGTCACGGGAGGGAGACGCCCTCGTCGACTTTCCGAAGCCGACCGAGGGGGGCTTAACTGACGGACGGTTCCTAAGTGGGGGGTCCCCCCCCCGGTTGGActtcacaccaatcaatcaatcatatttatcaagcgcttactgtgtgcagagcactggactaagcgcttgggaaatacaaattggcaacatgtagagacagtccctacccaacattgggctcagagtctaaaagggggagacagaggacaaaaccaaacatactaacaaaataaaaatatatacagtcctgtatatatgtatatatggttgtacatatttattactctatttattttacttgtacatttctatcctatttattttgttttgttggtatgtttggttctgttctctgtctcccccttttagactgtgggcccgctgttgggtagggactgtctctatgtgttgccgatttgtacttcccaagcgcttagtacagtgctctgcacatagtaagcgctcaataaatacaattgattgattgattgattgataaaataaatagaatagatatgtacaagtaaaataaataattaaatagagtaataaatatgtgcaaacatatatacaggtgctgtggggaagggaaggaggtaagatgggggggatggagagggggagaggaaggaaggggctcagtctgggaaggcctcctggaggaggtgagctctcagcagggccttgaagggaggaagagagctagcttggcggatgggcagagggattgggggcattccaggcccgggggaggacgtgggccgggggtcaatggcgggagacACCACCTCCCCCCTTGCTTTCCAGGCAACAGCAAGCTGGCCAGCCTGCCGTCCGGAGGAGCCGTGGCCGTCTCGGCCAGCGCCGGGCCCGCCGCCCCGGCCGCCGGGGGGTCCGCCCCCGCTGCCGGtgagtctctgctctctccccccggcGGGTATTTAACGGGCGCCTACTCGGACCGGGCACTCAGGAGAGTCCggcacaaccgagttggtaggcgagcgccctgcccacaacgaaccgaCGGTGGTGGGTGTCCCCAGAGATCTCtccatcactcgtatttattgagcacttactgtgtccagtgggcccagccccatcttacctccttcccttccccacagcacctgtatatatgtatatatgtttgtatatatgtttgtacatattttttacacagtcttttggactgtgagcccactgttgggtagggactgtctctatgtgttgccaatttgtacttcccaagcgcttagtatagtgctctgcacatagtaagcgctcaataaatacgattgattgattgattgattttactctatttatttattttatttgtacatatctattctatttattttattttgttagtatgtttggatttgtcctctgtctcccccttttagactgtgagcccactgttgggcagggactgtctctagatgttgccaatttgtacttcccaagcgcttagtccagcgctctgcacgtagtaagcgctcaataaatacgattgattgactgatggatctgaGGCCCCTTCTCCTCCAGGCCACCCCCCACCCAAATCCAAGATtccccccggggcggggggggggagcgggcagAGGGTGTAGACGGGGGGCCTGACCCCGCTTCGCTCCCTCCGCAgccgaggagaagaagaaggaagagaagaaagaggagtccGAAGAGTCGGACGACGACATGGGCTTCGGCCTGTTCGACTAAGCGCCCGCCCCGACCGAAGTAAATAAACCCTTTTATTTAGAAAGCGCCTTGGCTCTTTCTAAATCGCCCCTCTGAGTGCAGTGGGGCAGCGCTCCGGGGTCAGATGTCCCCCAGCCAAGCGCCTTGGCTGAGAGGCAACATAACCCTCGTCACCGTAGCCCCCAGGGTGGGGGGGATTTGCATCATCTTCCTTTTTGGACGCCAGCGGGTCCGGCtgtgggggggaaaggggttCCAGTGGACGGGACTCCCCGCCGCCAAGGACCATACAGTGCTGTCTCGCTCAGCATACATAAGTACACACCACAGAACAAAGTCCGGCACACACGTACACACCAAGGAGCGGACGGTAAGTCCGGTACACACGTACACACCAAGGAGCGTACGGTCTGACCCCCCCACACCCCTAAGAAGAATTAGGAGGCTCCATCAGTGCATAGCTCATTGCAGGCGGGGGAACTTTTGAAAGTTTTAACTTTAAAACTTCTTAAATTTCCAAAACTTCTTCCCCCTAAGAAGAATTAGGAGGCTCCATCAGTGCATAGCTCATTGCAGGCGGGGGAACTTTTGAAAGTTTTAACTTTAAAACTTCTTAAATTTCCAAAACTTCTTCCCCCTAAGAAGAATTAGGAGGCTCCATCAGTGCATAGGTCATTGCAGGCGGGGGAACTTTTGAAAGTTTTAACTTTAAAACTTCTTAAATTTCTAAAAGTTCTTCCCCCTAAGAAGAATTAGGAGGCTCCATCAGTGCATAGCTCATTGCGGGCGGGGGAACTTTTGAAAGTTTTAACTTTAAAACTTCTTAAATTTCTAAAACTTCTTCCCCCTAAGAAGAATTAGGAGGCTCCACCAGTGCATAGCTCATTGCGGGCGGGGGAACTTTTGAAAGTTTTAACTTTAAAACTTCTTAAATTTCTAAAACTTCTTCCCCCGAAGAAGAATTAGGAGGCTCCATCAGTGCATAGCTCATTGCAGGCGGGGGAACTTTTGAAAGTTTTAACTTTAAAACTTCTTAAATTTCCAAAACTTCTTCCCCCTAAGAAGAATTAGGAGGCTCCATCAGTGCGTAGCTCATTGCGGGCGGGGGAACTTTTGAAAGTTTTAACTTCAAAACTTCTTAAACTTCTAAAACTTCTTCCAACTTTTAAACTTCTTTCTTttaaagaagcggcgtggcttattgggaagagcgcgggcttgggagtcggaggttgtgggttccaatcacagccccgtgtaacttctctgtgcctcagttacctcatctgtaaaacgggggtgaagactgtgagccccaagtgggacaatctgattaccttgtatccaccccagcacttagaacagtgcttggcacttcttAAATTTCTAAAACTTCTTCCCCCTAAGAAGAATTAGGAGGGTCCATCAGTGCATAGCTCATTGCGGGCGGGGGAACTTTTGAAAGTTTTAACTTTAAAACTTCTTAAAATTCTAAAACTTCTTCCCCCTAAGAAGAATTAGGAGGCTCCATCAGTGCGTAGCTCATTGCGGGCGGGGGAACTTTTGAAAGTTTTAACTTTAAAACTTCTTAAACTTCTAAAACTTCTTCCAACTTTTAAACTTCTTTCTTttaaagaagcggcgtggcttattgggaagagcacgggcttgggagtcggaggttgtgggttccaatcacagccctgtgtaacttctctgtgcctcagttacctcatctataaaatgggggtgaagactgagccccaagtgggacaatctgattaccttgtatccaccccagcacttagaacagtgcttggcgtgtagtaagcacttaacaagtaccgtcactATCAttactgcccactgttgggtaggggactgtctctatatgttgctaacttgtacttcccaagcgcttagtacagtgctctgcacacagcgctcagtaaatacgattgattgattgattactgcacttagtacagtgccctgcacgcagtaagcactcaataaatacagttgaatgaatgatcattcagAGGAgcagcggagctgagatttgaacccatgacctctgtcttcgaagcccatctgtaaaatgagaagcaattactgaggtattcgttaagcgctgactatgtgccaagcactaaggagaagcagaatgggtagagcacgggcctgggcgtcagaaggacctgggttctaattctgctctgccccttgtctgctgagacctcgtgcgagtcacttcacttactaagtactaagcgcttgggaagtccaagctggcaacatctagagacggtcgctacccaacagcgggttcacagtctagaggggggagacagacaacaaaacaaaacattaacaaaatgaaatagaatcaatcaattgtatttattgagcgcttactgtgtgcagagcactggactaagcgcttgggaagtacaagttggcaacatatagagacggtccctacccaacagcgggctcacagtctagaagggggagacagagaacataacaaaacattaataaaatagaatagatatgtacaagtaaaatagagtgataaatatgtacaaacatacatacgggtgctgtggggaagggaaggaggtaagatgggtggggggagaggaaggaaggggctcagtgtgggaaggcctcctggaggaggtgagctctcagtagggccttgaagggaggaagagagctagcttggcggaaagagcccgggctttggagtcagaggtcatgggttcaaatcccggctccctcaattgtcagctgtgtgactgggtaagtcacttcacttctctgggcctcagttacctcatctgtaaaatggggattaagattgtgagccccctgggggatggggagggggccgagggggagaggaaggagggggctcagtctgggaagatagaAGGAGATGTAGAACCGACCCCTGAGGGTCCCCCTCAgctagcgagtgggaggcagaggaggaaccagagAAAGATTGAGAAGAAttggccagaggcagggggacaACTAAGAGAAGACGGGGACAGAAAAGCaacggttagagaagcagcgtggctcagtggaaagagcccgggctttggagtcagaggtcatggg
This genomic stretch from Tachyglossus aculeatus isolate mTacAcu1 chromosome 22, mTacAcu1.pri, whole genome shotgun sequence harbors:
- the RPLP2 gene encoding 60S acidic ribosomal protein P2; amino-acid sequence: MRYVAAYLLAVLGGNDSPALKDLKKILDSVGIETDDERLKKVIGELNGKNIEDVIAQGNSKLASLPSGGAVAVSASAGPAAPAAGGSAPAAAEEKKKEEKKEESEESDDDMGFGLFD